A stretch of Sulfitobacter sp. THAF37 DNA encodes these proteins:
- a CDS encoding VWA domain-containing protein — protein sequence MPEYLPLDLPDDPKLAGNITHFARALRRAGLPIGPGRVIDAIRAVQAAGFTDKRDFYWTLHACFVNRPEHRRVFAQLFRLYWRDPRYLEHMMAAMLPAIRGVQEDRPAQAAEKRAAEALLDGAEAPQAEDPEEPRDEDALIEVDASLTMSASERLKTLDFEQMSLAEMAEAKRMLARLKLPVRPIPSRRGMVSQRGRIDAARSLRGALRRGGEMDRLAFKTPRPRYPNLVVLCDISGSMSQYSRVILHFLHAVSNARGAGWAQVHAFTFGTRLTNITRHLATRDVDAALAAAGAEAQDWEGGTRIGACLETFNRDWSRRVMGQGAVVLLITDGLDRDAPEDLARQMQRLHLTARRLIWLNPLLRWDGFAPKAAGIRAMLPHVDSFRAGHSIASLEELAAVISKPDDAGEKMRLMGVLEN from the coding sequence ATGCCTGAATACCTGCCGCTCGACCTTCCTGACGACCCGAAACTGGCGGGCAACATCACGCATTTCGCCCGCGCGCTGCGCCGGGCAGGCCTGCCCATCGGCCCCGGCCGCGTCATCGACGCGATCCGGGCCGTGCAGGCGGCGGGTTTCACCGACAAGCGCGACTTCTACTGGACCCTGCACGCCTGTTTCGTAAACCGCCCCGAACACAGACGCGTCTTTGCCCAGCTGTTCCGGCTTTACTGGCGTGACCCGCGGTACCTGGAACATATGATGGCGGCGATGCTGCCCGCGATCCGGGGCGTCCAGGAAGACCGGCCCGCCCAGGCCGCCGAGAAACGCGCGGCGGAGGCGCTGCTGGACGGGGCAGAGGCCCCGCAGGCCGAGGACCCGGAGGAGCCGCGCGACGAGGATGCGCTGATCGAGGTGGACGCAAGCCTGACCATGTCCGCCTCCGAACGGCTCAAGACGCTGGATTTCGAGCAGATGAGCCTGGCGGAGATGGCCGAGGCGAAAAGGATGCTGGCGCGGCTGAAACTGCCGGTCAGACCGATCCCCTCCCGGCGCGGGATGGTGTCGCAACGGGGCCGGATCGACGCCGCCCGCAGCCTGCGCGGCGCGCTGCGCCGGGGCGGTGAAATGGACAGGCTGGCCTTCAAGACACCACGTCCGCGGTATCCCAACCTTGTGGTGCTTTGCGATATTTCCGGCTCGATGAGCCAGTATTCCCGGGTGATTTTGCATTTCCTGCATGCGGTCAGCAATGCGCGCGGCGCGGGCTGGGCGCAGGTGCATGCCTTTACCTTCGGCACCCGTCTGACCAACATCACCCGGCACCTCGCCACCCGTGACGTGGATGCGGCCCTGGCCGCCGCCGGGGCAGAGGCGCAGGACTGGGAGGGCGGCACGCGCATCGGGGCATGTCTTGAGACGTTCAACCGCGACTGGTCGCGCCGGGTCATGGGGCAGGGCGCGGTGGTGCTGCTGATCACCGACGGGCTGGACCGCGACGCACCAGAGGACCTTGCGCGCCAGATGCAGCGCCTGCATCTGACGGCGCGGCGGCTGATCTGGCTGAACCCGCTGCTGCGCTGGGACGGGTTCGCGCCCAAGGCCGCGGGCATCCGCGCGATGCTGCCGCATGTGGACAGTTTTCGCGCGGGCCATTCCATCGCCTCGCTGGAGGAACTGGCGGCTGTGATCTCGAAACCGGATGATGCGGGCGAGAAGATGCGCCTGATGGGGGTGTTGGAAAATTGA
- a CDS encoding LysR family transcriptional regulator: protein MDWDKLRIFHAVADAGSLTHAGDKLNLSQSAVSRQIRGLEEQLNTNLFHRHARGLILTEQGELLFDATRSMTKRVDAATARIRDSEEEVFGQLRVTTTTGFGTLWLAPRMPKLYEKYPDLSVDLMLEERVLDLPMREADVAIRMKEPSQADLIRKKLMMIRMCLYATPAYLDINGTPKQIEDLQDHRLICQNTDSAQVAAGQNLVQQIMLNDVRSLLTVNNYFGVLQGVLHDLGIGVLPDYLVQDFPNLVQVLPDTESADVPVFLAYPEELRQSKRVAAFRDFVQDEIITYRKRLRDKENS, encoded by the coding sequence ATGGATTGGGACAAACTCAGAATCTTTCACGCTGTCGCCGATGCCGGTTCGCTCACCCACGCGGGGGACAAACTGAACCTGTCCCAATCCGCCGTCAGCCGGCAGATCCGCGGGCTGGAAGAGCAATTGAATACCAACCTCTTTCACCGCCACGCCCGGGGGCTGATCCTGACGGAACAGGGTGAGCTGCTGTTCGACGCCACGCGGTCGATGACAAAACGTGTCGATGCCGCCACCGCGCGCATCCGCGACAGCGAGGAAGAAGTCTTTGGCCAGCTGCGCGTCACCACCACCACCGGGTTCGGCACCTTGTGGCTGGCCCCCCGGATGCCCAAGCTCTACGAGAAATACCCTGACCTGTCGGTCGATCTGATGCTCGAAGAACGGGTGCTTGACCTGCCGATGCGCGAAGCCGACGTGGCCATCCGGATGAAGGAACCCAGCCAGGCGGACCTGATCCGCAAGAAGCTGATGATGATCCGCATGTGTCTGTATGCAACCCCCGCCTACCTCGACATCAACGGAACACCCAAGCAGATCGAAGACCTTCAGGACCACCGCCTGATCTGCCAGAACACCGACAGCGCACAGGTCGCCGCGGGGCAGAACCTCGTCCAGCAGATCATGCTGAACGACGTGCGGTCCCTGCTGACGGTGAACAATTACTTCGGCGTGTTGCAGGGCGTGCTGCACGATCTCGGTATCGGGGTGTTGCCGGACTACCTGGTGCAGGATTTTCCCAACCTCGTGCAGGTGCTGCCGGACACCGAGTCGGCTGATGTTCCCGTCTTTCTCGCCTACCCCGAGGAACTGCGGCAGTCCAAGCGGGTCGCCGCCTTCCGCGACTTTGTGCAGGATGAGATCATCACCTACCGTAAGCGCCTGCGGGACAAGGAAAACAGCTAG
- the purL gene encoding phosphoribosylformylglycinamidine synthase subunit PurL: protein MTEPEITPEIIKAHGFTPDEFAEVKKILGRAPNYTEMGIFSAMWNEHCSYKSSKKWLRTLPTTGPQVICGPGENAGVVDIGDGQALVFKMESHNHPSYIEPYQGAATGVGGILRDVFTMGARPIAAMNSLSFGRPDHPKTRQLVHGVVAGVGGYGNCFGVPTVGGEVRFDAAYDGNCLVNAFAAGLADADKIFYSAASGVGMPVVYLGAKTGRDGVGGATMASAEFDDTIEEKRPTVQVGDPFTEKRLMEATLELMATGAVISIQDMGAAGLTCSAVEMGDKGGLGVRLNLEAVPQREENMTAYEMMLSESQERMLMVLKPELEAEARAVFVKWDLDFAIVGETIAEDRFLITLNGEVKADLPLSKLASTAPEYDRPWEETPPAEPLTDVPGVDPIDGLRALLADPNYASKAWVYEQYDTMVMGDSARTPGLGAGIIRVHGTEKSIAFTSDVTPRYVKANPVEGGKQAVAEAYRNLTAVGATPLATTDNMNFGNPEKPAIMGQFVGAIKGIGAAVEALDMPIVSGNVSLYNETDGTAILPTPTIGAVGLINHPDDIIGCEVRDGHVALVLGETTGHLGQSALLARVHGRVEGDAPPVDLDTERAHGDFIRANRTNIKACTDLSDGGLALAAFELAEKSGVGVTLDTGDTATLFGEDQARYLIACNFDQAEALMTAAGAAGVPLSYVGKFGGSEVSFGSVSAPLADLSETYRTTFAATFA, encoded by the coding sequence ATGACCGAACCTGAGATCACGCCAGAGATCATCAAAGCGCACGGGTTTACACCCGACGAATTCGCCGAGGTGAAGAAAATTCTCGGGCGGGCGCCCAATTACACCGAGATGGGCATCTTCTCTGCCATGTGGAACGAACATTGTTCCTACAAGTCATCGAAGAAATGGCTGCGCACCCTGCCGACCACCGGCCCGCAGGTGATCTGCGGCCCCGGCGAAAACGCAGGCGTGGTGGATATCGGCGACGGCCAGGCCCTGGTCTTCAAGATGGAAAGCCACAACCACCCCTCCTACATCGAGCCCTACCAGGGGGCCGCAACCGGCGTTGGCGGCATCCTGCGCGATGTCTTCACCATGGGCGCGCGGCCCATCGCGGCGATGAACTCGCTCAGCTTCGGGCGGCCCGACCACCCCAAGACACGGCAGCTTGTTCATGGCGTGGTCGCGGGGGTCGGCGGCTACGGCAACTGCTTTGGCGTGCCCACCGTGGGCGGCGAAGTCCGCTTTGACGCGGCCTACGACGGCAACTGCCTGGTCAATGCCTTCGCGGCGGGCCTTGCCGATGCGGACAAGATTTTCTACTCCGCCGCCAGCGGTGTCGGCATGCCGGTCGTCTACCTCGGTGCCAAGACAGGCCGCGACGGCGTCGGCGGGGCCACGATGGCATCGGCCGAATTCGACGATACCATCGAGGAAAAGCGTCCCACCGTGCAGGTCGGCGACCCTTTCACCGAAAAGCGCCTGATGGAAGCCACGCTGGAACTCATGGCCACCGGTGCCGTGATCTCGATCCAGGACATGGGGGCTGCCGGCCTCACCTGTTCGGCGGTCGAGATGGGCGACAAGGGCGGCCTGGGCGTGCGGCTGAACCTCGAAGCGGTGCCGCAGCGCGAAGAGAACATGACCGCCTATGAAATGATGCTGTCGGAATCCCAGGAACGCATGCTCATGGTGCTCAAGCCCGAACTTGAGGCCGAAGCGCGCGCCGTCTTCGTCAAATGGGACCTCGATTTCGCGATTGTGGGCGAAACCATCGCAGAGGACCGGTTCCTCATCACCCTGAACGGAGAGGTCAAGGCGGACCTGCCGCTGAGCAAACTCGCCTCTACCGCCCCCGAATACGACCGCCCGTGGGAAGAGACCCCGCCCGCGGAGCCGCTGACCGATGTGCCAGGGGTCGATCCCATCGACGGGCTGCGCGCGCTGCTGGCCGATCCCAACTACGCTTCCAAGGCCTGGGTGTACGAGCAATACGACACCATGGTCATGGGCGACAGCGCCCGCACGCCGGGTCTGGGCGCGGGCATCATACGGGTGCACGGCACCGAGAAATCCATCGCCTTCACCTCGGACGTGACACCGCGATACGTCAAGGCGAACCCGGTCGAGGGCGGCAAGCAAGCGGTCGCCGAAGCCTACCGCAACCTCACTGCCGTGGGGGCGACGCCGCTGGCGACGACCGACAACATGAACTTCGGCAACCCGGAAAAGCCCGCGATCATGGGCCAGTTCGTGGGCGCCATCAAAGGGATTGGCGCCGCGGTCGAGGCACTGGATATGCCCATCGTGTCCGGCAACGTCTCGCTCTATAACGAAACCGACGGGACCGCGATCCTGCCCACCCCGACCATCGGGGCGGTCGGGCTGATCAACCACCCCGATGACATCATCGGCTGCGAGGTGCGCGATGGCCATGTGGCGCTGGTGCTGGGCGAAACGACGGGCCACCTGGGCCAGTCCGCCCTGCTGGCGCGTGTCCACGGACGGGTGGAAGGCGACGCGCCGCCGGTCGACCTGGACACCGAACGTGCCCATGGCGATTTCATCCGCGCCAACCGGACCAATATCAAGGCCTGCACCGACCTCAGCGATGGCGGCCTGGCACTGGCCGCTTTCGAACTTGCCGAGAAATCCGGCGTCGGCGTCACGCTGGACACGGGCGATACCGCCACCCTCTTCGGCGAGGACCAGGCCCGCTACCTGATCGCCTGCAACTTCGACCAGGCCGAGGCGCTGATGACGGCAGCCGGCGCCGCGGGTGTGCCGCTGTCCTATGTCGGCAAATTTGGCGGCAGCGAGGTAAGCTTCGGCAGCGTCTCTGCCCCGTTGGCCGACCTGTCAGAGACCTACCGCACCACCTTCGCCGCAACTTTCGCCTGA
- a CDS encoding indolepyruvate ferredoxin oxidoreductase family protein: MTTQKISLNDRFDLEKSPVLLNGTQALVRMMLMQSARDRAAGLNTAGYVTGYRGSPLGAVDLQMARAEKVLTEHQVRFEPGLNEDLAATALWGSQQAELRGEGRYDGVFGLWYGKGPGVDRSGDVMRHANMAGTSRHGGVLMAMGDDHTGESSTVLHQSEWAMVDAYMPVVSPAGVQEILDYGIYGWALSRFSGLWVGLKTMKDTVEATSVVNGDPHRMKLTVPEFDMPEGGLNIRLQDTPHLQEARMIDYKRFAAETFSHANKMDKRMWGKRGAKIGLVAAGKNWLDLVHAMSLLNIDENEAERLGLTLYKVGQTFPLDMQGFHDWADGLDLIVVVEEKRKLIEIQIKEALFHDKNRRVYGWHKSGAGMEHGEELFPTRGALDPIWIAEKLGGILLEEGRETDGIRVGLEALDDARRADNAEDIAARLPYFCSGCPHNTSTKLPEGARAYAGIGCHYMVQWMDRETTGFTHMGGEGANWIGEAPFSTRKHVFQNLGDGTYNHSGVQAIRAAISAKTNITFKILYNDAVAMTGGQHNEGDLDAPRIVAELRAMGVKDLAVVYDEKEDVDFAAFKGVPLHERAELMNVQKQFEQIEGVSAIVYIQTCAAEKRRRRKRGLFPDPDKRVFINTDVCEGCGDCGVQSNCVSIVPQETELGRKRAIDQSSCNKDFSCLKGFCPSFVTLEGAQVRKDPTTKIDIPDLPAPVLPAIKGTHNVVITGVGGTGVVTIGAVLAQAAQLDGKGAGMMEMAGLAQKGGAVHIHCRIAERPEDISAIRVATGEADALIGGDLVVSAGHKTLGLTRAGRTGAVVNAHQIITGEFTRDTEFNMPYDRLSLALEARLKQDVALFDASDLAKAALGDSIYSNMMVFGGAWQKGLIPLSFEAIEDAIRLNGAAVERNLRAFEIGRWAVLYPEDAAAVITPKVVSLPKSLDDRIAYRKEHLTGYQGKGLAKRYGKMLDRISDPRVKEAVALGYHKLLSYKDEYEVARLLLRSREKAAAEFDGDFRMTFHMAPPIISKQGPDGRPVKREFGQWLQGPLRMMAGMKRLRGTPLDVFGYTQERKMERALIKQYETDMAEVLPKLTDRTRDAIVALAELPLQIRGFGPVKQANEAKAAKRREELLSVIRAGGAETAKAAE, encoded by the coding sequence ATGACGACGCAGAAGATTTCACTCAACGACCGTTTCGACCTGGAAAAGAGCCCTGTGTTGCTGAATGGCACGCAGGCGCTGGTGCGGATGATGTTGATGCAATCGGCGCGGGACAGGGCCGCAGGGCTGAACACCGCCGGCTATGTCACCGGATACCGTGGCAGCCCGCTGGGGGCGGTGGACCTGCAGATGGCGCGGGCCGAGAAGGTTCTGACCGAACACCAGGTGCGCTTTGAGCCGGGGCTGAACGAGGATCTGGCGGCAACCGCGCTTTGGGGGTCGCAGCAGGCCGAACTGCGCGGCGAGGGCAGATACGACGGCGTTTTCGGGCTGTGGTACGGCAAGGGGCCCGGGGTGGACCGGTCGGGCGACGTGATGCGCCATGCCAATATGGCAGGCACCAGCAGGCATGGTGGTGTCCTGATGGCGATGGGCGACGACCATACCGGCGAATCTTCGACCGTGCTGCACCAGTCGGAATGGGCGATGGTGGATGCCTATATGCCGGTGGTCAGCCCGGCGGGTGTGCAGGAAATTCTGGATTACGGGATTTATGGCTGGGCGCTCAGCCGGTTTTCCGGCCTTTGGGTGGGCCTCAAGACGATGAAGGACACGGTCGAGGCGACCAGTGTGGTCAACGGCGATCCGCACCGGATGAAACTGACTGTACCGGAGTTCGACATGCCCGAGGGCGGGCTGAACATTCGGCTGCAGGACACACCGCACCTGCAGGAGGCGCGGATGATCGACTACAAGCGGTTTGCAGCCGAAACCTTTTCGCACGCCAACAAGATGGACAAGCGGATGTGGGGCAAGCGGGGGGCCAAGATCGGTCTTGTCGCGGCCGGCAAGAACTGGCTCGATCTCGTGCACGCCATGAGCCTGCTCAACATCGACGAGAACGAAGCCGAACGGCTGGGCCTGACGCTCTACAAGGTGGGGCAGACCTTCCCGCTGGACATGCAGGGTTTCCACGACTGGGCCGATGGGCTCGACCTGATCGTCGTGGTCGAGGAAAAGCGCAAGCTGATCGAGATCCAGATCAAGGAGGCGCTGTTCCACGACAAGAATCGCCGCGTCTATGGCTGGCACAAGTCCGGTGCGGGCATGGAGCATGGAGAGGAGTTGTTCCCGACGCGCGGTGCGCTGGATCCGATCTGGATTGCCGAGAAACTGGGCGGCATCCTGCTGGAAGAGGGCCGCGAGACGGACGGCATCCGGGTAGGTCTGGAGGCGCTGGATGACGCGCGCCGGGCCGACAATGCCGAAGACATCGCGGCGCGGCTGCCCTATTTCTGCTCAGGCTGTCCGCACAACACATCGACCAAACTGCCGGAGGGCGCACGCGCCTACGCGGGCATCGGCTGTCACTACATGGTGCAGTGGATGGACCGCGAAACGACAGGCTTTACCCATATGGGCGGGGAAGGCGCGAACTGGATCGGGGAGGCGCCCTTTTCCACCCGCAAGCACGTTTTCCAGAACCTCGGTGACGGTACCTACAACCATTCGGGCGTGCAGGCGATCCGCGCCGCTATCTCGGCCAAGACGAACATCACCTTCAAGATCCTCTACAACGACGCGGTGGCCATGACCGGCGGCCAGCACAACGAGGGCGATCTCGACGCGCCGCGCATCGTGGCGGAACTGCGCGCGATGGGTGTCAAGGATCTGGCGGTCGTCTATGACGAGAAGGAAGACGTGGATTTCGCCGCATTCAAGGGCGTGCCGCTGCATGAACGCGCCGAGCTGATGAACGTGCAAAAGCAGTTCGAGCAGATCGAGGGCGTCAGTGCCATCGTCTATATTCAGACCTGCGCCGCCGAGAAACGCCGCCGGCGCAAGCGCGGTTTGTTTCCCGACCCGGACAAGCGCGTCTTTATCAACACCGACGTCTGTGAGGGCTGCGGGGACTGTGGCGTGCAGTCGAACTGCGTGTCCATCGTCCCGCAGGAGACCGAGCTGGGCCGCAAACGCGCGATCGACCAGTCCTCGTGCAACAAGGATTTCTCGTGCTTGAAGGGGTTCTGTCCATCCTTCGTGACGCTGGAAGGGGCGCAGGTGCGCAAGGACCCCACCACAAAGATCGACATCCCCGACCTGCCTGCGCCCGTTCTTCCGGCGATCAAGGGCACCCATAACGTCGTGATCACCGGCGTCGGGGGCACCGGCGTTGTCACCATCGGCGCGGTGCTGGCCCAGGCCGCCCAGCTCGACGGCAAAGGCGCGGGCATGATGGAGATGGCGGGCCTTGCCCAGAAGGGCGGCGCGGTCCATATCCACTGCCGCATCGCGGAGCGTCCCGAGGACATCAGCGCCATCCGGGTCGCCACCGGCGAGGCCGACGCGCTGATCGGCGGGGACCTTGTGGTGTCGGCAGGTCACAAGACGCTTGGTCTGACGCGGGCGGGGCGCACCGGCGCGGTGGTCAACGCGCATCAGATCATCACCGGTGAATTCACCCGCGATACCGAATTCAACATGCCCTACGACCGGTTGTCGCTGGCGCTTGAGGCGCGGCTGAAGCAGGATGTGGCGCTGTTCGATGCCTCGGATCTGGCCAAGGCGGCGCTGGGCGACAGCATCTATTCCAACATGATGGTCTTTGGCGGGGCCTGGCAAAAGGGCCTGATCCCGCTGAGCTTCGAGGCCATCGAGGACGCGATCCGTCTGAACGGCGCCGCGGTCGAGCGTAACCTGCGCGCCTTCGAGATCGGGCGCTGGGCGGTGCTTTATCCCGAGGATGCGGCAGCGGTCATCACGCCCAAGGTCGTGTCACTGCCCAAGTCGCTGGATGACAGGATCGCCTATCGCAAGGAGCATCTGACCGGCTATCAGGGCAAGGGACTGGCCAAACGCTATGGCAAGATGCTGGACCGGATCAGCGATCCCAGGGTCAAGGAAGCCGTGGCGCTGGGCTATCACAAGCTCTTGTCCTACAAGGACGAATACGAGGTCGCCCGCCTGCTGCTGCGCAGCCGGGAAAAGGCGGCGGCAGAGTTTGACGGCGACTTCAGGATGACCTTTCACATGGCGCCGCCGATCATCTCGAAACAGGGGCCGGACGGCCGCCCGGTCAAGCGGGAATTCGGCCAGTGGCTGCAAGGACCGCTGCGGATGATGGCGGGCATGAAGCGCCTGCGCGGCACGCCGCTGGATGTGTTCGGCTACACCCAGGAGCGCAAGATGGAGCGTGCGCTGATCAAGCAGTACGAGACCGACATGGCCGAGGTGCTGCCCAAGCTGACAGATCGGACCCGGGATGCCATCGTGGCGCTGGCGGAGCTTCCCTTGCAGATCCGTGGCTTCGGCCCGGTGAAACAGGCCAACGAAGCCAAGGCCGCCAAACGGCGCGAGGAACTGCTGTCGGTGATCCGCGCCGGAGGGGCGGAGACCGCGAAGGCGGCGGAATAG